The Solibacillus daqui genome has a segment encoding these proteins:
- a CDS encoding response regulator transcription factor encodes MKQKILIVEDEKSIARFLELELQHEQFDTAQAHDGRSGLDMALSQNFDCILLDVMLPELNGIEVCRRIRKVSDVPILLLTARDAVMDRVAGLDAGADDYIVKPFAIEELLARIRSILRRVKPLEQKDILKIRNLEINVNAYEVVFEGRKLELTRTEYDLLKLLVENNNHVCTRESILERVWGFETEVETNVVDVYIRHLRSKLQTDDEPYIETVRGVGYVVRV; translated from the coding sequence TTGAAGCAAAAAATTTTAATTGTTGAAGATGAAAAAAGCATCGCTCGTTTTTTAGAGTTAGAATTGCAACATGAACAATTTGATACGGCGCAGGCACATGATGGCCGAAGTGGGCTTGATATGGCACTTTCACAAAATTTTGATTGTATTTTACTGGATGTAATGCTGCCAGAACTAAATGGAATCGAGGTTTGTCGACGTATTCGCAAAGTAAGCGATGTCCCAATCTTGCTATTGACAGCTCGTGATGCAGTCATGGATCGTGTGGCAGGTCTTGATGCAGGAGCAGATGATTACATCGTAAAACCATTTGCAATTGAGGAGCTTTTAGCGAGAATTCGTTCAATTTTGCGTCGTGTTAAACCATTAGAGCAAAAGGATATTCTTAAAATCCGAAATTTAGAAATAAATGTCAATGCATATGAGGTCGTATTTGAAGGTAGAAAGCTGGAACTTACAAGAACAGAGTATGATTTACTAAAGCTACTTGTAGAAAATAATAACCACGTATGTACCCGTGAATCAATTTTAGAACGTGTATGGGGCTTTGAAACAGAAGTCGAAACGAATGTTGTTGATGTGTATATTCGCCATTTACGGTCAAAGCTACAAACTGACGATGAGCCATACATTGAGACGGTACGTGGGGTTGGTTATGTGGTGCGTGTATGA